The Saprospiraceae bacterium genomic interval TTATAGTTAAAGGACATCTCACCAACTTTTTCTTTTTCTTTTTCCAATGAAAATCGGTCGGCTGCGGAATTAAAAATATTGTTGGTTTTGTATAAGGTGCTATTCAGGTCTTCATTGTTGATCTGACCTTCGATATTCCCTATAGCTTCAAAAGCAAAATTATTTTTTTCATTGGGAGTGAAGTCAAGGTTGAGCTTAAGATTTTGAAGCTCTTCCGTGCGATAGTCATGTCTTATTTGATCTAATACATGTTGATCTGTGAGGAAAAAATTAGTCCTTTGGGAAAGGATATCCCGGGTCCTGCCTGCAAATCGATTATCATAACCAAGACTGGAAGACCATTTTTTAGTTTTTTGATTTAGGACTGCCGAGCTACTGATGCGACCTTTGGCACCAACGCCACCTGCCAGGGCAAAAGCGCCATTGATACCATTGTCCTTATTTTTTTTAAGCCGTATATTGATAATGCCGCTTTCAGCATTTGCATCGTATTTGGCTGATGGATTGGTCAGTATTTCAATACTTTCTATACTGCTGGCTGGGATATTATCAGGATTGCCGAGGCTGGAGTTTCGACCATTGACCAGTATCAATGGGGATTTGCCTCGGAGGGTGATAGCACCATCAGCATCTACAGTGACAGCGGGGGTATTTTTGAGGAGATCAGTCGCCGTCCCGCCTGCCTGGACGAGATTGCCAGCGGTATTGACGATAAACCCACCGGTAGTCCTTTCGATGAGTTTGCGCTGAGCAGTCACAGTCACCCCTTCCAACTCGTTTGCTCCGGGTGAAAAATCGATTTCAGGCAATATCACCTGCGGCTGCGCTTTGGTTAGTGTGACATTCCTGGCCACTACTTCGTACCCGATGAGCCTGCACTCCAGTTTATAGGTATCAAATGGCAAACCCTCCAAAGTGAAAAATCCGAGACTATCGGTGACAAAATATTTCAGCACTTGGGTACTATCAGATAATGGGGCCGCTGTCACAGTCACGAACTCCAGTGGAGTACGGCTGTCCGTGATCTTACCAGAAATCTTGCCGGTGGACTGTCCGGACAGTTGGGTGGCTGCCAGGGTAAACACAAAAAGAAGCACGCAGGAAATGGAAGGGGATTGAATTTTCACTGCGTAAAGTTAGTGTTTTTGGGGATGGGTGTAATGATCGGCTTCGCCGTGGGGGTTACCACTGAAAACATGGAGGGGTAAAGAATGAACTCAAATCTAGATGAACCACTGAGGACACTAAGTAACACTAAGTAGAATTATGCATCGGTGACTGAGACATATAGCGTAATAAAATCCTCCGTGCTTCTCCCGTGATTTCCGTGGCAATCAAGTTGCGAAGCAACCACATATTAAAACCAGAGCTTGCCCGCTCATTTCAATAAAACGATCAACTTCCTACACTGAATGTCCATATATACCTGGTCATACTAAATTGACCATTATCCTTAGTGCACCTTAGTGTCCTTAGTGGTTAAACAAAACCTAAGTGGTTAAATTACATATTAGAGGCCAACTCAGATACGATCCAAGTCCATCACTTTGCTCCAGGCACCCACAAAATCAAGTACAAATTTTTCTTTGGAATCAGCGCTACCATACACTTCGGCGATAGCACGAAGCTCTGAGTTAGATCCAAAGATTAAGTCTACCCGACTACCCGTCCATCTGAGCTCACCGTTAGTACGGCTACGACCTTCAAATATATCCTGGTCAGCGGTGGTGCTTTTCCAGGTAGTACCCAGATCCAACAGATTTAAAAAGAAATCATTGGTGAGTATTCCGGGGCGATGAGTGAATACTCCGCTGACAGATCCATCGAAGTTGGTTTGTAGCACGCGCATACCACCAATCAACACGGTCATCTCTGGTGCGGTCAGGGTAAGCAGCTGAGCTTTGTCTACCAGTAGTTCTTCTGCCGGCACAGCATATTTAGCTTTTATATAATTGCGGAATCCATCAGCGAAAGGCTCGAGTACTGCAAATGATTCTACATCAGTCTGTTCCTGGCTGGCATCTGTGCGACCAGGGGTAAAAGGAATATTCAAGGGATGACCTGCCAGGGAGGCTGCCTTTTCGACTGCAGCGTTTCCGCCCAGGATGATGAGATCTGCTAAAGAAACTTCTTTGCCCGATGTCTGTGCATGATTAAACTCTTGTTGGATAGCTTCTAATTTATCAAGCACACTGGATAGTTGAGTAGGATTGTTTACTTTCCAAAACTTCTGTGGTGCCAATCTGATTCTTGCTCCATTAGCCCCACCACGTTTGTCAGATCCTCTGAACGTAGAGGCAGAGGCCCATGCAGTAGAAACCAATTCGCCAATGGTAAGTCCTGATGCAAGGATTTCGGCTTTTAAAGCTGCCATATCTTTGTCATCGATCAATTTGTGAGTGACAGAAGGGACAGGATCTTGCCATATTAATTCTTCTTTAGGTACTTCGGGTCCAAGGTAGCGGCTGATGGGTCCCATATCCCGGTGAGTCAACTTAAACCAGGCTCTCGCAAAGGCATCAGCGAACTCATCAGGATGTTCATAAAAATGCTTCGAGATGGGCTCATAGATCGGATCAAATCTTAATGCCAGGTCGGTAGTGAGCATAAAAGGTGCGTGCCTGATGGCAGGATCATGAGCATCCGGTACGAGGCCGGCGCCTTGATTATTTTTGGGTTTCCATTGGTGTGCACCGGCAGGGCTTTTGGTCAGTTCCCATTCATAATTAAAAAGATTCTCAAAGAAATTATTACTCCACCGGGTAGGTGTCGTCGTCCATGCTCCCTCAAGTCCGCTGGTGATAGTATGGACGCCATGGCCACTACCAAAAGTATTCTTCCAGCCGAGGCCTTGTTCTTCTATACTCGCTGCTGCAGGCTCTCGGCCTACATATTTAGAAGGATCGGCTGCCCCATGGGTTTTACCGAAGGTATGACCTCCGGCGATGAGTGCTACGGTCTCATAATCATTCATAGCCATTCGGCCGAAAGTCTCCCGTATATCTTTGGCCGCAGCTATCGGATCGGGATTGCCATTAGGGCCTTCCGGATTGACATAGATGAGACCCATTTGTACAGCGGCAAGTGGATTCTCCAAATCACGGTCTCCGGAATATCTTTTATCTCCAAGCCACTCACTCTCAGCTCCCCAGTAGATATCTTGCTCCGGTTCCCAAACATCTTCACGGCCACCACCGAACCCAAATGTTTTCAGGCCCATGGATTCGAGGGCACAGTTGCCAGCCAGTATCATAAGGTCGGCCCAGGAGATCTTGCGGCCATATTTTTGTTTGACTGGCCAGAGGAGTAAGCGGGCTTTGTCGAGACTGGCATTGTCGGGCCAGCTGTTGAGTGGTGCAAATCGCTGAGAACCGGAACCTGCTCCGCCCCGACCGTCAGCTATCCGGTAAGTACCGGCACTATGCCAGGCCATGCGTATAAAAAAGGGGCCATAATGACCATAGTCCGCAGGCCACCATTCCTGGGAGGAGGTCATGAGTTCGAAAAGATCTTTTTTTACCGCGGCAAGGTCCAGGGATTTAAACTCCTCCGCATAGTTGTAGGAGGGATCCATAGGATTGGTTAGCGCAGAATGCTGGCGTAGGATATTTAATTTTAATTGATTGGGCCACCAATCTTTATTGGAAGTGCCACCTCCAGCTACGTAGTTTAGTTCACCATGCATAAAGGGGCATTTGCCATTGCCATTGGAGTGATTATTAGAAGAGCTCATATGATATTAATGTTTATGTTGAATGTAAAATTGACATGAAAAAAGGAAATAGGATATGACCTTCATCATTTGGAGATCAAATATACGATCTGATACTCATTGATAATATTGATATAATTAATGATTGTATAGAAGGTGTCTATATTCAGACAGATACTGTCCTTGCTTTTGAGCTTCGTTGTACATCTGCTTTGGTGATAAAGTACTCCATTCCCAGAATAAACACTATTTGAAATACATGAATAGATTTCTGTACAGCAGGGAGGTAATCCAGCGCTGTCCTTGTAAAATACATATACGTGGCACCATAAAAACACAATATCATTAGCACAGAAAGTATTTTAAATGACTTCAGTTTTGACTGCAAAAAAAGGACTGTTACATAGAAAAAAAGTAAAAGTGTAATGATGCTGCCCAAAGTGATCATAGGGTCATGCCAGGGTGGTATAGTGATCAGGGAGGTGACCAGGATTAAAGTATACCCCAGGAACCTGATCACGCTGGAAAATTTTTTCAAATCAATCTTATTGGCAAATCGCACAAAAGCTAGTCCGGTGGTGATACCCATCATCACCACGCCCAGGATACCCCACGGCCTGGCAAGATTATCCATTCCATTTAACGCATGATACTCCAGCAGATGGCTGATATAATTCTTATTCAAACTATATCCCTTGGAATGAATATCCCTAATATTTCCACCTGGGTAATTCAATGCAGCAATGATGAGTAATAGAATGGATAGAATCAAACCTATCAGGATGATATACTCATCTTTGAGTTTTGTGATTATCTGTTGTTGTCAGGAAAAATGTGAAATTAAGGATAGTCAAATGGATTATTTCTTCTCAGCTGAGAATTTCCATCAAAGGGACACAATAGATTTTCCATTCATAATCCTGTTTTTAAATAAGGCAGTCCATGCAGCATGGGTTTCACTATCGATGCTTTCCGTATTATCTCCGTTTTCACCTTTTAAAATCTATTTGAATTATTCCATTGAAGTGCAAGATCATTCTCTCACCCTACGATGGACCAGCGTCGTATTTTCTTTACGCTCATGGCCTCTACCAGTCCAGGTAGTAAGATCGCCGTCGACCACAACATTCCAATCACTATCATCATCATCTACATCACTATCAAGCGTCAGGATGTTTGATCGTGGTTTTACCGACCATCTACCTTTATTGGGGCCGAAAGGATCGCCATCACTGAGAAAAGTGCCATCCGGATTGAATGTGATCCAACGATTATTGGCTGGGTTGTGCTTTGAAGTGACATCGGCACCGTATTCTATTACTTTTTCCATCTTCCATGTAGCCACTATTTGTTGATCGAGGGCAGCAGATGATTTACATGCAGGTATCATTAGTACCAGGAGTAGGAATGGCGGTATTAATCTATTCATTTTGTGAAAAATACAAAAATGGTAATGTGTGGAGTGACTAGGTGATGAATTTTGAAGTCTGGGTATTTACAAAAAGGATATCTCCCACTTTATCGTAGCGTTCAAAAAATTCTTCACCTTTGGCTTTGATGACACTCTCATGGAAACCTACTAAAGTAAGATCTGCATCTGCTGAATATTCATTGATAGTATCCTGGTGATTCATACCATCATATTGAGAGATTACTTTAATATTGCTTGGAGAGATGGGCAGCCTGCCGGAAGTAGTGAGATCGATAAGATGTTGCTTTTCTGTCTCCAGGTCTTTCTCAGAGAAAATAGCAAATATCTTTATTTCTCCTTGGCTCCAATCTTTGTGACCCAGGATGATATATGATAATAAAATCATGAGACTGGCATTTTCATAATCTTCTTTTCTAATCCAAACATGAATATTTCGTTTGTAGCCAAAATTGCGAATACTGGATCGCAGGATCACAATATCATATTTAGCAGCCAGAAGCAAATTGTAATTTTCTATGACCTGGGTGAGCCATTCTCTGTCGCCTTTGGCAAATTCAAACAGCATCATATTATTGGGCTGACCAGACACGGCGGGTTGTTGGATGGCCTGCAAGATCGCTGAAGTATTGGACGGGGTGATGATGGTCTCCAGAAATACATTGGACTTGGCTTTTTCTGCCATGTCGATCAGTTTTTCCAGGTCTGCGTCGGCTAGCTGCTTTGACTCTTTCGAAAAGTATTTGTTTTCAAAATGAATATAGGTGCCGAACCCGTACCGGTGCGAAATCCATTTCATCATTTCGAAAGCTGCAAATCGTTGGAAACTATCTTTGGACAAACAGATGACCCCTGGCCTCCAGTTTCCTACCGCATTTTCTTTTTCTGATTTTTGTAGAAAGACCTGCACTCGCCGGCTAAACTGATGAATCACTCCTTCAAATATGCGTGCCATACTGGTCGCATTGGGATTATTATACGTGATGTAGAAATAGATACTCACCATCAGGATGACCGATAGCAAGGCATAAGCAGCATTGATTTTAAACATCAGGTAGATGCACATCAGGGCCCCAAATAAAGAGATATACCATTTTGATTTAAACGATGGACGATACGCCGGGTCGGCTGCAAAGTGTTGTAAAAAAGAAATCAGGCACAAAGAACCATAGGTCACTAAAAAAAACATGGATATAATGACAGCCACTGCATTGACATCACCGATCAGCACAAAAACCAGGGCAATGATACTGGTAGCAATGGTGGCATTGCGGGGCTCATTGCGATTTTGAGTACCGGTAGCCAACCATTTATTTATGGCTTTGTTGGGCATGACATCGTCAGCGCCGATGGCCTGGAGTGTTCTTGGAGCGACCATGAAAGATCCGATAGCCGATGAGATCGTCGCGGCGGCCAAACCAATTGGAATAATGGGTCCCCAGATAGCAATCTTACTCATGATCAATTGATCACTCAATAAATCTGCCGGACTGGCGGACACAAATAACTTATAAGCAATCAGAATATAAATAATCATGCCTGTGATGGTGGCAGCAAGCGTACCTAAGGGAATAGATTTTTTAGGATCACGAAGGTCTCCTGAAAGCCCAACTCCAGCAGTCATACCTGTAAAGGCAGGAAATATGATCGAAAAAACATAAAAAAATCCCTGGTCAGCAGTAGGCAAAGACAGAAATTTTGAACTTTCCGGGGTATGGCTAAAACTAGTATCTCCTAAAAAGAAAAAAATGAGGGAAACAATCAGTAAACTTACGACGATATACAGCGCTTTTATACCCAAGTCAGCACCCCGGGTGACCATTAACAATATAAGACCCGCCAGGGCAGGTATGCTAAACAGCCGATTGTCCAATACCTCAATATGGAAATGCTCTGATAGCCAGGGCTTGATCGTATTAAATGATTCTGCAAATGCGATGGTATAAAAAGCTACGCTGATTGCTTGCGAAAGGAATAGGGCAATGCCTATGGCAGCACCGATATTAAGGCCAAAGGATCTGGAGATAATAAAATATTCACCGCCGCCTTCTACTTTTTGATTCGTAGCGATCTCTCCGAGCGCCAGGGCTGTAGGTATGGTTACGGCGTGGCCTATCAGGATGATGATCAAGGATCCGGCAAATCCTACAGACCCTACCGAAAACCCAAACCGAAGAAACATGATGGCACCTAATATGGTTGATATGGCAGTTAGGAAAACAGGAGTTGTACCAAAATTGGACTTGGTAGTTTGCAATTGTTCGTTCATAGGTATAAAGTCGTGCGGCTTAAATTGGGACCTGGATCTAATAGAGATGTAATATAATTGATTTTGCCAATTCCTCCCTGATGCAGGCGGCATAGGATGAGCTTAAACCTGATTGCTTTCTGATCGGATAAACAAACTGAAATAGGAGCGATCGCCTGAAACTGCATATCCCAAAACATCAGTTGAATGTGAACAAGATTCATTTCTTAAAATACTCTATGATCCAGTTACAGTCATTTTTAGTACACTTTGTATCAAAAGCGAACACACTTAAATACAATTTATACTTATAATCCTCACAATATCAGTGATATACATTTTTGGTACGACCTGTGCATTCTTTTGGATAAGATCCTGGATCGGCTATTTCTTTTACGGATGAGCATTGTTACATGGATCTAGTAACGGCATATGATCGGAAATCACTTTAAATTAGCCTGGCGCAACCTGGTGCGAGATCCCAGCCAATCTATTATCAATGTCAGTGGTCTTACCCTGGGATTGGTAGCATTTATATTCATTCTCCAATACATCAGTCTTGAAAAAAGTGTCAACCTTTTTCATCATAATCTTGATCAGGTCTATAGATTGATCAATGAAGACCTTAAGGGAAATACATGGACAGAGATCGAACCGGGCTATGGGCCGACTGCCAAAGAACGAATTCCGGAGATCATCGACTACTGCCGTTTTGAACAAGGCATCTGCAAAGGAGTGGTCCTGAATAACAAGACCAATACTTCCTTCAAAGAAGAAAATATTGGTTATGCCGATGGCAATTTTTTTGAATTTTTCAGCTTTAAGGTTTTGACTGGCGACAAAGCTGCCCTGAAGCGACCGGATGTGATGTTTTTATCCCGGTCGTCAGCCATAAGATATTTTGGTACGCTCGACCCGGTAGGTCAGTCTCTTTCATTGTTCAATCAATTTGGCAATAAAACATTTACTATTGGAGGTGTATACCAGGATATTGGTGACGAATCCGATATCCAATATGATATGGTGTTTTCACTACAAAGTTTGCAGAATCCTGATCAGTTGAATGGCAATGATTGGGCGCGCCTTGACAATTATGATTCGCAGTATATCAATACTTTTTTTCGTTTGCGATCCGGGGCCTCCGCTCAGCGTGTAGAAGCAAAATTGACAGATCTTAGAAATACCTTAAATGACGACAAGGATGGTGTGATATTTAGATTGCAGCCGTTGAAGGAGGTTCACCTGGCCAGTACGCTGGCAGATACATATACTCATACTGCTCAGCTAAAATATCTCCTGATGATGGGGGCCATAGCTTTATTGATATTATTGATAGCCTGGTTTAATTATATCAATTTTAGTACGGCTAAAGCACTGCAACGAGCCGGAGAAGTAGGGGTGAGAAAAGTAATCGGTGCGACCAGGGCCAACCTGGTAGCTCAGTTTTTAAGTGAAGCTTTTCTGACCAATCTAATCAGTTTTATTGCAGCTATCATTTTGGTGGTCATGATACAACCATTGTTCAACAATCTTATTGGCAAAAATTTGTCTTTGTCAGGTATGATGTATCAGTCGGGTTGGTTGACAGGTTTATTGCTTATAATCCTGGGGTCGTTCATTTCGGGAGCTTATACTGCTTTTATCTTATCAGGTTTCAATCCAATCACGACCATCAAAGGCAAGCTCTTAAAGGGCCAGACAAGGGGATTATTGAGGAAAATCTTGGTAGTAGCCCAGTTTGCTATTTCGATCATGCTGATCATAGCCACCCTGGCGATCGTGTATCAATTGAACTATATGCAAAAAAAAGACCTGGGTTTTGCCCACGAGCAAC includes:
- the katG gene encoding catalase/peroxidase HPI yields the protein MSSSNNHSNGNGKCPFMHGELNYVAGGGTSNKDWWPNQLKLNILRQHSALTNPMDPSYNYAEEFKSLDLAAVKKDLFELMTSSQEWWPADYGHYGPFFIRMAWHSAGTYRIADGRGGAGSGSQRFAPLNSWPDNASLDKARLLLWPVKQKYGRKISWADLMILAGNCALESMGLKTFGFGGGREDVWEPEQDIYWGAESEWLGDKRYSGDRDLENPLAAVQMGLIYVNPEGPNGNPDPIAAAKDIRETFGRMAMNDYETVALIAGGHTFGKTHGAADPSKYVGREPAAASIEEQGLGWKNTFGSGHGVHTITSGLEGAWTTTPTRWSNNFFENLFNYEWELTKSPAGAHQWKPKNNQGAGLVPDAHDPAIRHAPFMLTTDLALRFDPIYEPISKHFYEHPDEFADAFARAWFKLTHRDMGPISRYLGPEVPKEELIWQDPVPSVTHKLIDDKDMAALKAEILASGLTIGELVSTAWASASTFRGSDKRGGANGARIRLAPQKFWKVNNPTQLSSVLDKLEAIQQEFNHAQTSGKEVSLADLIILGGNAAVEKAASLAGHPLNIPFTPGRTDASQEQTDVESFAVLEPFADGFRNYIKAKYAVPAEELLVDKAQLLTLTAPEMTVLIGGMRVLQTNFDGSVSGVFTHRPGILTNDFFLNLLDLGTTWKSTTADQDIFEGRSRTNGELRWTGSRVDLIFGSNSELRAIAEVYGSADSKEKFVLDFVGAWSKVMDLDRI
- a CDS encoding ABC transporter permease, which encodes MIGNHFKLAWRNLVRDPSQSIINVSGLTLGLVAFIFILQYISLEKSVNLFHHNLDQVYRLINEDLKGNTWTEIEPGYGPTAKERIPEIIDYCRFEQGICKGVVLNNKTNTSFKEENIGYADGNFFEFFSFKVLTGDKAALKRPDVMFLSRSSAIRYFGTLDPVGQSLSLFNQFGNKTFTIGGVYQDIGDESDIQYDMVFSLQSLQNPDQLNGNDWARLDNYDSQYINTFFRLRSGASAQRVEAKLTDLRNTLNDDKDGVIFRLQPLKEVHLASTLADTYTHTAQLKYLLMMGAIALLILLIAWFNYINFSTAKALQRAGEVGVRKVIGATRANLVAQFLSEAFLTNLISFIAAIILVVMIQPLFNNLIGKNLSLSGMMYQSGWLTGLLLIILGSFISGAYTAFILSGFNPITTIKGKLLKGQTRGLLRKILVVAQFAISIMLIIATLAIVYQLNYMQKKDLGFAHEQLVVIPGPQVGKDSTYSFRQEGYLNTIAQQSFVKDYCNSGSVPGKFYNFQTSGFTQPQSKPGDEFTSYAFAIIGEKYLPAYEIPIVAGRNFTAAECKVEWNDNSKVILNESAIKKLGFNTPQEAVATRIRWDERFLDIIGVVKDYNHLSVQRPIDPMIFYPESSTAYTTIRITPDQFQDKISGLQKIYQSYFPGNPFEYYFIDENFEKAYASERQFATIFMIASGWAIFIACLGLFGLATYSIQSRTKEIGIRKVLGAGVGSILSLISKEFVILILIAIVIASPIAYFGVDHWLQEFAYRIKLEWWLFALAGGLVLSTALLIIGARALQAALNNPVKALRTE
- a CDS encoding amino acid permease produces the protein MNEQLQTTKSNFGTTPVFLTAISTILGAIMFLRFGFSVGSVGFAGSLIIILIGHAVTIPTALALGEIATNQKVEGGGEYFIISRSFGLNIGAAIGIALFLSQAISVAFYTIAFAESFNTIKPWLSEHFHIEVLDNRLFSIPALAGLILLMVTRGADLGIKALYIVVSLLIVSLIFFFLGDTSFSHTPESSKFLSLPTADQGFFYVFSIIFPAFTGMTAGVGLSGDLRDPKKSIPLGTLAATITGMIIYILIAYKLFVSASPADLLSDQLIMSKIAIWGPIIPIGLAAATISSAIGSFMVAPRTLQAIGADDVMPNKAINKWLATGTQNRNEPRNATIATSIIALVFVLIGDVNAVAVIISMFFLVTYGSLCLISFLQHFAADPAYRPSFKSKWYISLFGALMCIYLMFKINAAYALLSVILMVSIYFYITYNNPNATSMARIFEGVIHQFSRRVQVFLQKSEKENAVGNWRPGVICLSKDSFQRFAAFEMMKWISHRYGFGTYIHFENKYFSKESKQLADADLEKLIDMAEKAKSNVFLETIITPSNTSAILQAIQQPAVSGQPNNMMLFEFAKGDREWLTQVIENYNLLLAAKYDIVILRSSIRNFGYKRNIHVWIRKEDYENASLMILLSYIILGHKDWSQGEIKIFAIFSEKDLETEKQHLIDLTTSGRLPISPSNIKVISQYDGMNHQDTINEYSADADLTLVGFHESVIKAKGEEFFERYDKVGDILFVNTQTSKFIT